CGCGCAGCACGTTGAGGAGCTGCGGCACCTCGTCCAGGCTGCTCCGGCGCAGGAAAGCCCCCACCCGGGTGATGCGCGGATCGTCGCGGATCTTGAACGCCGGTCCTGAGGCCTCGTTGAGCTCCGCCAGCGTCGACTTCATCGCTTCGGCGCCGGCCACCATGGAGCGGAACTTGTAGCAGGTGAACTGGCGGCCCCGCTGGCCGACGCGGCGCTGCGCGAAGATCACCGGCCCGGGTGAATCGAGCCGGATGAGGAGCACCACCACCGGGAGCAAGGGCAGGAGCAGCGCCAGACCGCAGAGGGAGAAGGCGACATCGATCAGGCGCTTGAGGATCCGGTAAGCCCAAGAATCCGGCAGGGCGAATTGCCAATCCGGCGCCACCTGGTACACGGGGGCCGGACGGCGTTCCGCGTCGAGCGGCAGGGGCTGCAATCTCGAAACCGACAACCTCGAAACGGAGGACACGCGCCCTTCTTCCTTCGCAGTGGCTGTTGAATCCGACGCGATGTCACACCGCGACACAAGGTTCGGGGGCCCCACGAGACCGGGCTCGGGGGGAACCTGGCACGGCGATCAGCAAACGGTAGCGAAGTCCGGAGCAGAAACCTCCTGCGGGCGCTTGAAGCTCTTTCGCGGGGCAGTATAGCAACGGAAGTTCAAATCTGTCAAACGACTCCATGCCCGGTGGTGGCCGCCGGTCACGTGGCGCCATCCACCAGGAGGGCATGGAGGAGGGGAACCAGGATCTCGTGTTGCCCGATGAGCGGTAAGGCTTTGCCGGAGCGCTGGGTGGGGCGACGGAGCACGTTTTCCCCTGGGCGGTAGTGCTGCAGCATGTCCAGGTTGGCGGTGGTAAATGTTTCGACGCTGCCGAGGACGTTGCGAGCCACCGTCAAGGCCTTGAGGAAGACCTCGGGCATCACCACGGCGGAGCCCAGATTCAGCACCACCCCTCCCTCCCCTAGCGTCCCCAGTCCGGCGGCCAGGATGCGGAAGTCGCGCAACGACAGTTCTCCCAGGACCGCGCCGTCGGCGCCCGGGTGCTGATGCAGGATGTCCCCGCCGAGGGAGACGTGCACGGTGAACGGCACCCCCGCCGCGTGGGCCTGCGCCAGCAAACTGACCTCGGCGTGGGGCGCCCGGGCGGCGAGGAGGGCCCTCCCGAGGCACTCCCCCATGCCTTCCCGGCGCTCGCTGCCTTCCCGGAAGGCGGCGAACATGAACTCCGGCGTCTCCCGCACCATGCCGAAGACGCCGCGCTCCAGGGTGTCCGCCACGTCCTCCGAAGTGCGACCGAAAAGCGAGGTCTCCACGTCGTGGATGCTGAAGGAGCCGTTGCTGGCGAAGTGGGAGATGAAGCCGCGGCGCATGAGATCGACGAGATACGGCGAGACACCGGTCTTCATCACGTGACCCCCGAGCATGAACAGCCGCATCCTGCCCTGCCGACGCGCTTCCTGCAGCGCCGCCACCAGCGCCTGCAGGTTCTCTGCCGCCAGCAGCGAGGGCAGCCGCCGCAGCCAGGCGCTGGCACCGGGCCAAGTTTCGGCGCGGCCGAACTGTTCCACCTGCACCTTGCTGTGACGTTCGTGGATACTCACCGTCCGCACCTTGTGCAGGTCGATCTCGGGGTAGCGCGACATCCTCTCACCTCGTGTTCTGGACCATGGCGGGCGGGGCCGGGGAGCCGTCGCCGAGGCGGAATTCGGCCAGCACCGCGGCGATGGCGCCGACCAGCACCTGACTCTTCATCAACACCGGCATGTGCACCGGGTCGTCGGTGACCCAGACCTCCAAGCGACCTTTCTGTTTGAAGACCGCTTCGCCCAACAGCACCGGCTCGAGCACCAAGCAGTCGAAGGTGCCGGCGTCGACGCTGACGCGCTCGCGCCGGTGTACCTTCACCTCCATGGCGTAGTTCTTGCCGTTGTCGTGGTTGGGAATGAAGATGGACTGCCCCACGGAGAGCTCGAGGGTGCGAATGTAGTAGAAAGACGAGAGCACGTCCTGCACGTGCTCGAGCACGTCGCAGCGGCGCTTGCCGTCGATGGAGGCAGTGTGCTTCTCCTGATCGAACACCACCCAGAGATCGTGGACGTAACGACCTTCGCGCAGGTGCTTTTCGAAGCGCACCGAGTGCAGCTCCAGCGTGTCCAGGTAGGACTCGACGCGATCGTTGACGTCGAAGACTTTGGCGAACACCTTGCTCGAGCGCGCCGAGGTGACCAGGTGGTAGGTGGGCCGGCCTTCTCGCTGGCGGATGGCGGCATCGATGCTCATGGTGGCGCGGCCGGCGGTGACGAGGCCGTACTGGACCGAGAACTCCAGCTGCTCGCCGGGATGGAAGCGCACCCGGCTCGGCAGGCGCGGCGGCATCG
The Candidatus Krumholzibacteriia bacterium DNA segment above includes these coding regions:
- a CDS encoding DUF3108 domain-containing protein, coding for MTVKRWVLLLLPLCCFLPRAAPGEDPEEDCQTVGSIPDPMPPRLPSRVRFHPGEQLEFSVQYGLVTAGRATMSIDAAIRQREGRPTYHLVTSARSSKVFAKVFDVNDRVESYLDTLELHSVRFEKHLREGRYVHDLWVVFDQEKHTASIDGKRRCDVLEHVQDVLSSFYYIRTLELSVGQSIFIPNHDNGKNYAMEVKVHRRERVSVDAGTFDCLVLEPVLLGEAVFKQKGRLEVWVTDDPVHMPVLMKSQVLVGAIAAVLAEFRLGDGSPAPPAMVQNTR
- a CDS encoding exopolysaccharide biosynthesis polyprenyl glycosylphosphotransferase; the protein is MSSVSRLSVSRLQPLPLDAERRPAPVYQVAPDWQFALPDSWAYRILKRLIDVAFSLCGLALLLPLLPVVVLLIRLDSPGPVIFAQRRVGQRGRQFTCYKFRSMVAGAEAMKSTLAELNEASGPAFKIRDDPRITRVGAFLRRSSLDEVPQLLNVLRGQMSIVGPRPQIPTEVELYEPWHRRRLEVKPGITCLWQIAGRSHIGFDEWMRLDLEYLRRRSLQLDLWIVLHTLPAVIARKGAY